One genomic window of Oligoflexia bacterium includes the following:
- a CDS encoding response regulator, translated as MSRGSGKSLNTKKLVDKIEKITRDKITREKVVSLSDFRSLKKKEDPKTILVIDDDESMRQALKRIFEAEGYRVLVAADGTQLSQVLDEGPLELIVLDIGLPWINGFELCKLLKENSDLKKIPLVFISAKTSELDVRRGFDVGCDDYIKKPFNVDEIKNTVRTLLKLR; from the coding sequence ATGTCGCGCGGTTCAGGTAAATCACTAAATACAAAAAAATTGGTCGATAAAATTGAGAAAATAACTCGTGATAAAATCACCCGTGAAAAGGTGGTTTCGCTCAGTGATTTTCGATCACTCAAGAAAAAAGAAGATCCAAAAACAATTCTTGTTATTGATGATGATGAGTCTATGCGACAAGCTCTCAAGCGTATTTTTGAAGCTGAGGGCTACAGAGTTTTGGTCGCTGCAGATGGTACACAACTCTCTCAAGTGCTTGACGAGGGCCCATTAGAATTGATCGTACTTGATATTGGCCTTCCTTGGATCAACGGCTTTGAACTGTGTAAACTTCTCAAGGAAAATTCAGATCTCAAAAAAATTCCTCTTGTATTTATTTCAGCAAAAACCAGTGAACTCGATGTGCGTAGGGGCTTTGACGTAGGATGTGATGATTACATTAAAAAGCCTTTTAACGTAGATGAGATTAAAAACACCGTTCGCACACTTCTTAAGCTTCGTTAA
- the trmB gene encoding tRNA (guanosine(46)-N7)-methyltransferase TrmB, which translates to MRTANSLKMSLTKNIPNPNIYIKMLPEYKGWIYLEEEALLMKGLWNSAFTDQQKPMDLEIGCGNGFFFEHQVRTQNTRNLLGIEIKYKPLVQTVRRIKKDGLPNGRGLRFHARYLDKIFFEQELNNVFIYFPDPWPRLRQQKNRLLRREFFEMLYPLQKPDCYVDIKTDDLDYFNFINEEISHSLYKVVRMSRDLHNSEWAQENFMTAFEKLFTRKQLPTYYVRLQK; encoded by the coding sequence ATGCGTACAGCAAATTCTCTTAAAATGAGCCTCACCAAGAATATTCCTAATCCAAACATCTACATAAAGATGTTACCTGAATACAAAGGTTGGATTTATCTCGAAGAAGAAGCTCTTTTAATGAAAGGGCTTTGGAACTCAGCCTTTACTGATCAGCAAAAACCTATGGATCTTGAAATCGGTTGTGGCAACGGGTTTTTCTTTGAGCATCAAGTACGCACACAAAATACACGTAATCTTTTGGGAATTGAAATCAAATACAAACCATTGGTTCAAACGGTGAGACGCATTAAAAAAGACGGACTCCCAAACGGCCGTGGCCTCAGATTTCACGCGCGTTATCTAGATAAGATCTTTTTTGAACAAGAACTAAACAATGTTTTTATTTATTTTCCAGATCCGTGGCCAAGACTTCGCCAACAAAAAAATCGTCTTTTGAGGCGAGAGTTTTTCGAAATGCTTTACCCGCTACAAAAACCTGATTGTTACGTCGATATCAAAACCGATGATTTAGATTATTTTAATTTCATAAATGAAGAAATTTCCCATAGCTTATATAAAGTCGTGCGCATGAGTCGTGATTTGCATAACTCAGAATGGGCTCAAGAAAATTTTATGACTGCCTTTGAAAAACTTTTTACTCGCAAACAATTGCCAACCTATTACGTCCGGCTTCAGAAATAA
- a CDS encoding SDR family NAD(P)-dependent oxidoreductase, giving the protein MMTEANDENFVPKKALIIGSSKGLGRSLALFLKTHLDSLEEVTLVARRQDVLKTVEKEIDSNFEVKTVRCDLSQRVDQESLSLLIANEEYDLIIYSAGGGPHGEFRSKEWKDHNWALQVGLLAPMRLCRDWLKHRDESQLGKFIIVGSRIAEQAPDPLAASYAACKHGLVGFISSLQKELEGNQNKVWLFSPGYMDTEMLPKTASVRHDGSKLMSADTAAQALLRWVKKDGPWHRILN; this is encoded by the coding sequence ATGATGACAGAAGCAAATGATGAAAATTTTGTACCTAAAAAAGCATTGATAATTGGATCAAGTAAGGGGCTAGGCCGCTCACTCGCTTTATTTTTAAAAACACATCTAGATAGTTTAGAAGAAGTTACTCTCGTGGCGAGGCGTCAGGATGTCTTAAAAACTGTTGAAAAAGAGATCGACTCAAATTTTGAAGTAAAAACAGTAAGGTGTGATTTAAGCCAGCGAGTCGATCAAGAATCACTTTCATTACTTATAGCCAACGAAGAATATGATCTCATCATCTACAGTGCGGGCGGTGGGCCACACGGTGAATTCCGCTCAAAAGAATGGAAAGACCACAACTGGGCTCTACAAGTGGGGCTTTTAGCTCCCATGCGCCTATGTCGTGATTGGTTAAAGCATCGAGACGAATCGCAGCTTGGAAAGTTTATAATTGTCGGAAGTCGTATTGCTGAGCAGGCACCAGATCCATTAGCTGCAAGTTACGCAGCGTGCAAGCATGGATTAGTTGGCTTTATCAGTTCACTTCAAAAAGAATTAGAAGGTAATCAAAATAAAGTGTGGTTGTTTTCTCCTGGTTACATGGACACAGAAATGTTGCCAAAGACAGCGTCAGTGCGACATGATGGTTCAAAATTAATGTCGGCCGATACTGCAGCTCAAGCATTGCTTCGCTGGGTTAAAAAAGATGGGCCCTGGCATCGAATTCTTAATTAA
- a CDS encoding 2Fe-2S iron-sulfur cluster-binding protein: MPIITFAPENISIEVSKGTNLMTAIIKAELPIGSSCGAIGICAKCFVRVIQGMENLSKPNPIEKKLLEREKYNTDIRISCQAKILGPVTITTSYW; encoded by the coding sequence ATGCCCATTATAACTTTTGCACCTGAAAATATAAGCATAGAGGTTTCTAAAGGAACCAATCTAATGACTGCTATTATTAAAGCTGAATTACCCATAGGTAGTTCATGCGGTGCCATCGGAATTTGCGCTAAATGTTTTGTGCGAGTTATTCAGGGAATGGAAAATCTATCAAAACCAAACCCAATAGAGAAAAAGCTTTTGGAGCGCGAAAAGTATAACACTGACATAAGAATTTCTTGTCAGGCAAAAATATTAGGGCCTGTGACAATTACTACAAGCTATTGGTAA
- the trxB gene encoding thioredoxin-disulfide reductase has protein sequence MENVIIIGSGPAGYTAAIYAARANLKPLMIEGLTPGGQLMITTDVENYPGFDKGVTGPELMEIMKKQAARFDTRFVTNNVTKVDFSKRPFKVWVEDEMYEAQTIIIATGASAKWLGIPSEQKYMGKGASACATCDGAFFKKVDVVVVGGGDTAMEESSFLTRFANKVYLVHRRDQFRASKIMQDRVLKNPKIEPIYDSTVDEILGEKSVQSVRIKNIKTGKTTELKAEGYFVAIGHKPNTDIFKGIINLNETGYIITKPGTTQTNVAGVYAAGDVQDHVYRQAVTAAGTGCMAALEAERFLEANHS, from the coding sequence ATGGAAAACGTAATTATTATCGGTTCAGGCCCCGCGGGTTACACAGCCGCAATCTATGCAGCGCGCGCTAATCTTAAGCCATTGATGATCGAAGGCCTGACACCAGGCGGACAATTAATGATCACAACCGATGTTGAAAATTATCCGGGTTTTGATAAAGGCGTTACTGGCCCAGAATTAATGGAAATCATGAAAAAACAAGCCGCACGTTTTGATACGCGATTTGTGACAAACAATGTGACTAAAGTTGATTTTTCTAAACGCCCGTTTAAAGTTTGGGTTGAAGATGAAATGTATGAAGCTCAAACTATTATTATAGCTACGGGTGCAAGTGCAAAGTGGCTTGGAATTCCAAGTGAACAAAAATATATGGGTAAAGGCGCATCTGCGTGTGCTACTTGTGATGGCGCTTTTTTTAAGAAAGTAGATGTCGTTGTTGTTGGGGGCGGTGATACAGCGATGGAAGAATCAAGTTTTCTTACACGCTTTGCAAACAAGGTTTATCTTGTGCACAGGCGTGATCAGTTTCGTGCCAGTAAAATCATGCAAGACCGCGTGTTAAAAAATCCGAAAATTGAACCCATATACGATTCTACAGTTGATGAAATCTTGGGTGAAAAAAGTGTTCAATCTGTGCGTATTAAAAACATCAAGACTGGCAAGACTACCGAGCTCAAAGCTGAGGGTTATTTTGTTGCCATAGGACATAAGCCAAATACCGATATTTTTAAAGGCATCATCAATCTCAATGAAACAGGCTATATCATCACTAAACCCGGTACCACGCAGACGAACGTGGCTGGCGTGTATGCTGCGGGTGATGTTCAAGACCACGTCTACCGGCAGGCTGTAACCGCGGCAGGCACTGGATGCATGGCAGCCTTAGAAGCAGAGCGATTCTTAGAAGCCAATCATAGTTAA
- a CDS encoding S46 family peptidase, producing MRNLKFVVLSPLIVVMGLYQSALAVEIGPQCDSNLARIVDEAGKMWPYNMVPKEKIKKEFGFSLSKNFLKRTRLASTRFSSGGSGSFISRSLVSTNHHVARSALNAISKPGQDYVRDGFYANSLDKEIPIPNLYIDVLKIIRDVTAEVIAATKNIPETDYANISKVRREVIAKIEKEAIENKGSDTKVEVVSLYEGGRYNLYIYKRYTDLRLVFAPEADIASFGGDVANFEFPRTNLDVTFFRAYENGKPVNVDNYFPVSRKGAKDGELLFISGHPGHTNRIFTKSDLEHMRNVLLPWNLEFFYRRLDVLRKYASLGSEQKRQIDKEFQSLMNYRKVYEGEIAAFDHDKIIEKREVTEKAFRARVMSDPKLQQYADAWNIIEQVNRVDTMSRMPRIFLDDGMGFNTSLFSQARVLVRLPVETAKPNGDRYGAYQDANLETLKKSILEKVPVYRELEVAKLSDSLQFMVEKLGADNHWVQISLAGKSPSDRAKELIENSKLFDPDFSKALIDGGQKAIDASTDPMILLLKSLDAETRRLRSENEDKIQTPSMVAYQKLANAQFAIFGTEITPDATFTLRLTYGVVKGYDEVNGQKVMPFTTVANAFIDEAHFKGEEPWRLPESWHVANAKLNQKVEFNFISTHDTIGGNSGSPVINKQREIVGLLFDGNKHGFGKRFAYDDTDRSRSVSVDIRVVMESLRNVYNATALVNELENPSISRR from the coding sequence GTGAGAAATTTGAAGTTCGTTGTTCTGAGTCCATTAATTGTGGTCATGGGTCTTTATCAATCTGCACTTGCTGTTGAGATTGGCCCTCAGTGTGATTCCAATCTTGCTCGAATTGTTGATGAGGCCGGTAAAATGTGGCCCTACAACATGGTACCGAAAGAAAAAATTAAAAAAGAATTCGGTTTTAGTCTTTCAAAGAATTTTCTAAAAAGAACAAGATTAGCTTCTACACGATTTAGTTCGGGTGGCTCTGGTTCATTTATTTCACGTAGTTTAGTTTCTACGAACCATCACGTAGCACGCTCTGCACTTAATGCGATATCAAAGCCAGGACAAGATTATGTTCGAGACGGGTTTTATGCAAATTCATTAGATAAAGAAATCCCCATACCTAATCTTTATATTGATGTTTTAAAAATCATACGAGATGTAACTGCTGAAGTAATAGCGGCAACAAAAAACATACCCGAAACTGATTATGCAAATATCAGCAAAGTGCGACGCGAGGTCATTGCTAAAATAGAAAAAGAGGCTATTGAAAACAAAGGCTCAGATACAAAAGTTGAAGTGGTATCACTTTACGAGGGTGGTCGATACAATCTGTACATTTACAAACGTTATACTGATTTGCGTTTAGTTTTCGCTCCTGAGGCTGATATCGCTTCATTCGGCGGAGATGTTGCAAATTTTGAATTTCCTAGAACTAATCTTGATGTAACTTTCTTTCGTGCCTATGAGAATGGAAAACCAGTTAATGTAGATAATTATTTTCCAGTATCTCGTAAAGGGGCTAAAGATGGTGAGCTTTTGTTTATCTCTGGGCACCCAGGGCATACAAATCGTATTTTTACTAAATCAGATTTAGAACACATGAGAAATGTTCTACTTCCTTGGAACTTGGAGTTTTTTTACAGACGTCTTGATGTATTAAGAAAATACGCTTCTCTTGGTTCTGAACAAAAACGCCAGATCGATAAAGAGTTTCAAAGCCTCATGAACTATCGAAAAGTATATGAGGGTGAAATCGCAGCATTTGATCATGACAAAATTATCGAAAAACGTGAAGTGACCGAAAAAGCTTTTAGGGCGCGTGTAATGAGTGATCCTAAACTACAGCAGTATGCTGATGCTTGGAATATTATTGAACAGGTGAATCGTGTTGATACAATGAGTAGAATGCCCCGTATTTTCTTAGATGATGGAATGGGTTTTAATACGTCTTTATTTTCACAAGCTCGCGTACTTGTTAGATTGCCTGTTGAGACTGCAAAACCCAACGGCGATCGTTATGGCGCATATCAGGATGCAAATCTTGAAACTTTAAAAAAATCAATTTTAGAAAAAGTTCCAGTATATCGCGAATTAGAAGTAGCTAAACTTTCAGATTCTTTACAGTTTATGGTTGAGAAATTAGGCGCTGACAATCATTGGGTTCAAATATCTCTTGCTGGAAAATCTCCATCTGATAGGGCAAAAGAATTAATTGAAAATTCTAAGCTTTTTGATCCTGATTTTAGTAAAGCACTTATCGATGGTGGGCAAAAAGCAATTGATGCGAGCACTGACCCCATGATTTTGCTGCTCAAATCTCTTGACGCAGAAACAAGGCGCTTACGATCAGAAAATGAAGATAAAATACAAACACCCTCTATGGTAGCTTACCAAAAACTTGCTAATGCACAATTTGCGATTTTTGGAACAGAGATTACACCTGATGCCACATTCACACTGAGACTTACCTACGGTGTTGTAAAAGGTTATGACGAGGTAAATGGTCAAAAGGTTATGCCTTTTACGACTGTTGCAAATGCGTTCATTGATGAAGCACACTTTAAAGGTGAAGAGCCATGGCGTTTGCCAGAAAGTTGGCACGTGGCTAATGCAAAACTTAATCAAAAAGTTGAATTTAATTTTATCAGTACCCATGACACAATTGGTGGAAACTCAGGGAGCCCTGTTATTAATAAACAAAGAGAAATTGTCGGCCTTCTTTTTGACGGAAATAAACACGGCTTCGGAAAACGTTTTGCATATGATGACACTGATCGTTCTCGAAGTGTGAGTGTTGATATTCGTGTAGTGATGGAGTCACTCAGAAATGTATACAATGCTACGGCACTTGTTAATGAACTTGAGAACCCGAGTATTTCACGTCGATAA